The following proteins come from a genomic window of Terribacillus aidingensis:
- a CDS encoding CopD family protein, with the protein MLELLSYIAFSFLAGHLVFQFVRKEEAAIRTPRSDVLAAAASAALVTSGPVINLVSLIGAQNGYGQALSQVFFQFTAGRVWIGIFVLAIFVWLLIYFNKFPLLTLILFLGMLFLSAYGSHTATEGGLIGAFAHFIHLGAAVFWVGVLIHVCFYASEQFSWESFLKWFTPFAILLVMLVMASGITVMLFAMDIRNYGNALMLTYGQMLFLKHIVFIPVLVFAVINGILARKAHRDPAFRPLNWIRAEAILLAIVFICTAILGTSATPADIPATLSNEGAAPIFGSIFPSVTAESVATWHWGVFGIICFIGFGLILTSIVYLFKKRAAASFALAAAFAASALLYTAIMTSLQF; encoded by the coding sequence TTGTTAGAATTACTGTCGTATATCGCTTTTTCTTTTCTCGCTGGTCATCTTGTTTTCCAGTTTGTACGCAAGGAAGAAGCAGCAATCCGGACACCGCGAAGTGACGTATTAGCCGCTGCTGCTTCTGCGGCGCTAGTCACGAGCGGTCCTGTTATCAATCTCGTTTCTCTGATAGGTGCACAGAATGGATATGGGCAGGCATTGAGCCAAGTATTTTTCCAATTTACAGCTGGAAGAGTCTGGATCGGTATCTTCGTTCTGGCTATCTTTGTCTGGCTGCTGATTTATTTCAACAAATTTCCTCTTCTCACGCTTATCCTGTTCCTTGGCATGCTATTTCTTAGTGCGTATGGCAGCCATACAGCAACAGAGGGTGGGTTGATCGGTGCTTTTGCTCATTTCATCCATTTGGGTGCTGCTGTTTTTTGGGTCGGTGTACTGATTCATGTATGTTTTTATGCATCAGAACAATTCAGTTGGGAAAGTTTCTTGAAATGGTTTACGCCATTCGCCATTTTGCTGGTCATGCTGGTAATGGCTAGCGGCATAACCGTCATGCTTTTCGCTATGGATATTCGAAACTACGGAAATGCGTTGATGCTGACATATGGACAAATGCTGTTCTTGAAACATATCGTATTCATTCCAGTACTTGTATTTGCTGTCATTAATGGCATTCTTGCACGTAAAGCTCACCGTGATCCTGCATTTCGTCCGCTTAATTGGATCCGAGCCGAAGCAATCCTGCTGGCGATTGTATTCATTTGCACAGCGATACTTGGCACTTCTGCCACACCCGCCGATATTCCAGCGACATTAAGCAATGAGGGTGCTGCTCCGATATTTGGCAGCATTTTTCCTAGTGTGACAGCTGAAAGTGTCGCAACCTGGCATTGGGGTGTGTTTGGGATTATTTGCTTCATCGGATTTGGCCTAATTTTGACTAGTATCGTCTATCTTTTCAAAAAAAGAGCTGCAGCAAGCTTCGCCTTGGCGGCCGCATTCGCTGCTTCGGCACTTTTGTACACTGCCATAATGACTAGTTTGCAATTTTAA
- a CDS encoding S8 family peptidase: MKRKLASVAAVAMIGLSVFQPLQASAAPDETAKNEEVRVLVKQKDGVFSTQATDKVKEEHGVRNSFGKEGFTTEVSEKELKELKADNALEVTEVSVYTKQEVSEKRDVSAQAVSDRTPWGIQAIYNNPSITRTSGGNNINIAVLDTGTSVNHPDLAANVEQCVDFTQTSSGQVNGTCVDRDGHGTHVSGSALANGGNGSGIFGVAPEADLWAYKVLGDDGRGYSDDIANGIRKAADDGANRGEKVVISMSLGGGQDSLISSAVRYANSRGALVIAATGNSGPYEGSIGYPAALPEAVAVANLENRQQNGTYRVADSSSRGYSRTDGDYVIQTGDVEVAAPGSAILSTYPGNTYASLTGTSMATPHISGLAAKIWSENTSLSSSQVRQTLQSRARSNDILGGYGAARGDDYASGFGFPRVQ; encoded by the coding sequence ATGAAAAGAAAACTGGCAAGTGTCGCTGCTGTCGCAATGATAGGGTTATCTGTATTCCAGCCGTTGCAAGCATCAGCTGCTCCTGATGAAACGGCAAAGAATGAGGAAGTTCGCGTTCTCGTAAAGCAGAAGGACGGTGTGTTTTCCACCCAGGCTACAGACAAGGTCAAGGAAGAGCATGGCGTTCGCAACAGTTTCGGTAAGGAAGGGTTTACTACTGAGGTATCTGAAAAAGAGCTCAAGGAGCTAAAAGCTGATAATGCTTTGGAAGTAACCGAAGTAAGTGTATATACGAAGCAGGAAGTGTCCGAGAAACGGGATGTATCAGCACAAGCGGTATCTGATCGTACACCATGGGGAATTCAAGCAATCTATAATAATCCATCGATAACTAGAACAAGTGGCGGAAACAATATCAATATCGCTGTTCTTGATACTGGTACATCTGTCAATCACCCTGACCTTGCTGCCAATGTTGAGCAGTGTGTCGACTTTACCCAAACGTCCAGCGGACAAGTGAACGGTACTTGTGTCGATCGTGATGGACATGGTACCCACGTCTCCGGTTCTGCGCTTGCCAATGGCGGTAATGGTTCAGGTATCTTCGGTGTAGCACCGGAAGCAGATCTATGGGCATATAAAGTACTTGGTGATGATGGTCGCGGTTATTCCGATGACATCGCAAATGGAATCCGGAAAGCTGCCGATGACGGAGCAAACCGTGGTGAGAAAGTAGTTATCAGCATGTCGCTTGGCGGCGGACAAGATTCTCTTATCTCCAGCGCAGTTCGTTATGCGAACAGCAGGGGTGCATTAGTCATTGCAGCAACTGGTAACTCTGGACCATATGAAGGCTCCATCGGCTATCCTGCTGCACTGCCGGAAGCTGTTGCAGTTGCCAACCTGGAGAACCGTCAGCAAAACGGGACATACCGAGTTGCTGATTCCTCCTCCCGAGGCTACAGTCGTACAGATGGCGATTATGTCATCCAGACAGGTGATGTGGAAGTAGCTGCACCGGGATCAGCGATTCTTTCCACTTATCCAGGAAACACGTACGCATCATTGACTGGTACATCCATGGCAACACCGCATATCTCTGGTCTGGCAGCAAAAATCTGGTCCGAGAACACTAGCCTGAGCAGCTCCCAAGTGAGACAGACATTGCAGTCACGTGCGCGTTCCAACGATATCCTTGGCGGCTATGGTGCTGCCAGAGGCGATGATTATGCCTCCGGTTTCGGTTTCCCTCGTGTTCAATAA
- a CDS encoding MFS transporter codes for MTVQKITLTHPLSRLMMSTTMASMAGQVYSILLPLLVLEVTSSTIAVTIAIAAERATMLLQPLIGPFLDRTNWKHVLLIADLARFLCFLLLSVFALTNQISLLLVCIISICIGFAGQFYQGAQFTAIPYLVADRQLHYANSLESALFQITIVIGPSIGSVVLLFFGIHYSLVAVSGLSLFAVWLVLLLPYKQQTTSSKTFSISNYIHELKEGFIFIYQQKEIWYTNLILLISNFGIQFLIVLLVIYVNQLTKDPLLLGIVLSSGGIGAILGTSLGFFADRFFTYKQILFAAKVIGGLSIICIGLTETIWLAACFNMVGTAAAGAVNPIIKTIRQRYTPRHLLGRVQSTSRFITFTLLPVASVCAGLLSEWIGIGATIVVGGCIASISGLLVWQLPQKL; via the coding sequence ATGACTGTGCAGAAAATCACGCTAACCCATCCGCTATCACGCCTGATGATGAGCACCACAATGGCTTCTATGGCTGGACAAGTATACAGCATCCTGCTGCCTCTGCTAGTACTTGAGGTTACCTCTTCCACTATCGCCGTTACGATTGCAATAGCTGCAGAGCGGGCGACGATGCTCCTGCAGCCTCTTATCGGTCCTTTTCTCGACCGTACAAACTGGAAGCATGTCCTGCTGATTGCTGACCTTGCCCGCTTTCTCTGTTTTCTGCTACTGAGTGTATTCGCTCTAACAAACCAGATAAGTCTCCTGCTTGTCTGTATCATATCCATATGCATCGGCTTCGCCGGTCAATTCTACCAGGGTGCTCAATTTACTGCCATTCCATATCTAGTTGCCGATCGGCAGCTTCATTATGCCAATAGTCTGGAAAGCGCTCTTTTTCAGATTACCATTGTAATCGGACCGAGCATCGGTAGTGTCGTGCTTTTATTCTTTGGCATCCATTACAGCTTAGTAGCAGTAAGCGGACTTTCCTTATTCGCCGTTTGGTTAGTGCTCCTGCTTCCATACAAACAGCAAACGACCAGCTCTAAGACATTCTCCATTTCCAATTACATACACGAGCTGAAGGAAGGATTCATTTTCATTTATCAACAGAAAGAGATTTGGTACACCAACCTCATCTTACTAATTTCCAACTTCGGCATACAATTTCTCATTGTTTTGCTGGTCATCTATGTAAACCAACTCACAAAAGACCCTTTGCTGCTTGGCATTGTATTATCTTCTGGCGGAATTGGAGCTATTCTAGGTACATCTCTGGGTTTCTTTGCGGATCGGTTCTTTACATACAAACAAATATTATTCGCAGCTAAAGTAATTGGCGGTTTATCCATCATCTGCATCGGGCTGACAGAAACTATCTGGCTGGCAGCTTGCTTCAATATGGTTGGAACAGCGGCTGCCGGTGCCGTTAACCCGATCATTAAAACAATTCGGCAGCGCTATACTCCACGGCATTTACTAGGTCGCGTCCAATCCACATCCCGCTTCATTACGTTTACCTTACTCCCTGTTGCCTCTGTTTGCGCGGGTCTCCTATCTGAGTGGATCGGCATAGGAGCAACAATTGTAGTTGGAGGATGCATCGCTAGCATTTCTGGTCTTCTTGTATGGCAATTGCCTCAGAAGCTATAA
- a CDS encoding metalloregulator ArsR/SmtB family transcription factor, which produces MQIIQTGFKAKHDYTIRFEKSLLWEAALGIAAVTNASLAGTLEHVEKMWNDPENGFSNELQHELHEIHQCNTWKTLLQLLHYSNARTLEEWTAEVSNMPDQTLREQSLPYIGSAFEKHRMQAAQGSESSLTTLQEVTADNPFFPDYIAFIVNADIPSLKEHLISVMKKWFEEVIKPQDRLLLGMLERDVANKEQKLPAMDKLTFIRWVINSTSYKPDDAIDTILFIPHFHYRPWTISADLPATKVFYYPIHANSIDPDNRYNPDTMLVRKYKALGDATRLNLLKRLMEGEQTLQQLAEQLPVAKSTLHHHLKMLKSAGLIESDKQAYYANKDSIASLDHELRTFLEE; this is translated from the coding sequence ATGCAGATAATTCAGACAGGCTTTAAAGCAAAACATGATTATACCATTCGTTTTGAAAAATCGTTACTATGGGAAGCTGCTTTAGGAATTGCCGCTGTCACGAATGCTTCTTTGGCCGGGACGCTCGAGCATGTGGAAAAGATGTGGAATGATCCTGAAAATGGCTTTTCGAATGAGCTACAGCACGAACTTCACGAGATCCATCAATGCAACACCTGGAAGACGCTTCTTCAGCTGCTGCACTACTCAAACGCCAGAACCTTGGAGGAATGGACAGCTGAGGTTTCAAACATGCCTGACCAGACATTACGGGAACAAAGTCTTCCCTATATCGGCAGCGCATTCGAAAAGCACCGAATGCAGGCTGCTCAAGGTAGTGAAAGCTCACTGACCACTTTGCAAGAAGTTACTGCAGATAACCCTTTCTTTCCGGATTATATCGCTTTTATTGTCAATGCAGATATCCCTTCCCTGAAAGAACATTTGATCTCCGTTATGAAGAAATGGTTCGAAGAAGTGATCAAACCGCAGGATAGGCTTTTACTGGGTATGCTGGAGCGAGACGTCGCAAATAAAGAACAAAAGCTGCCCGCAATGGATAAACTGACCTTCATACGCTGGGTGATAAATAGTACAAGCTACAAGCCAGATGATGCTATTGATACAATACTGTTTATTCCCCATTTCCACTACAGACCATGGACCATCAGTGCAGACCTGCCTGCTACAAAAGTTTTCTATTATCCCATCCATGCTAATAGCATCGATCCAGACAACAGATATAATCCGGATACGATGCTTGTAAGAAAGTACAAGGCATTGGGTGATGCAACCAGACTTAACTTGCTGAAACGATTGATGGAAGGTGAACAAACACTGCAGCAATTAGCAGAGCAGCTTCCCGTCGCAAAATCAACACTGCACCATCACTTGAAGATGCTCAAATCCGCCGGACTTATTGAGTCAGATAAACAGGCTTACTACGCAAATAAAGATAGTATTGCTTCCCTGGATCATGAACTGCGAACCTTTTTGGAAGAGTGA
- a CDS encoding NUDIX hydrolase — MLNYHRAFGVYAVIHKKSDLLVIHKGSGPYINRYDLPGGSLESGEGLLEAVIREVKEETGMTAAVKKQIGVIDFKLPWHWKDFTHVHHTAVFYTAEATGELHIPEQFTGQDARRAEWVSIHNLSITNSSPLVLQAVKWLWSSELPLETIVYSEWEIKEESFLEGDQGIR; from the coding sequence ATGCTAAACTATCATCGTGCATTTGGTGTTTATGCAGTTATACATAAGAAGAGCGATTTGCTTGTTATCCATAAAGGAAGCGGCCCTTATATCAATCGCTACGACTTGCCAGGTGGAAGTCTGGAAAGCGGGGAAGGATTGCTTGAGGCTGTCATCCGTGAAGTGAAGGAAGAAACTGGAATGACTGCAGCAGTGAAAAAGCAGATTGGTGTTATCGATTTCAAGCTTCCGTGGCACTGGAAGGACTTTACCCATGTACATCATACGGCTGTCTTTTATACAGCAGAGGCAACTGGCGAATTGCATATACCGGAGCAGTTTACAGGACAGGATGCGAGAAGGGCAGAATGGGTCTCTATTCATAATTTATCCATTACGAACAGCTCACCTTTGGTCTTGCAGGCGGTCAAATGGCTATGGTCGTCTGAATTGCCATTAGAAACAATCGTCTATTCAGAGTGGGAAATCAAAGAGGAGAGTTTCCTGGAAGGAGATCAGGGTATTAGATAA
- a CDS encoding glycosyltransferase family 2 protein — MRSISLCMIVKNEEEVLTGCLESVQELVNEIIIVDTGSTDRTKEIAANYTSQIFDFEWIDDFSAARNYSFSKATGEYIMWLDADDILLPKDQEAFRTLWRDLTDEVDVVSMYYHTSLDSAGRPLYLYRRNRVVKRSKNFRWQGAVHEYLEFGGNIVDSDIAVTHRKGDKTFTISDRNLRIYESYVASGRELTPRDKFYYANELKDHGKFERAKSYYMEFLQSEKGWVEDNIRACQYLADCCKAEGDMEAYRAHLFRSFQYDRPRPEFCCLIGDLLTEDRNYHAAAYWYEQALDYEGKELPGFSVPAYTTWYPYLQLTLCYSRIGSLDQAKSAHEKAVSYNPDHPSVRHNTAFFEKLSL, encoded by the coding sequence ATGCGTTCCATCAGTTTGTGTATGATTGTAAAAAATGAAGAAGAAGTGCTGACCGGTTGTTTGGAAAGTGTCCAGGAATTAGTGAATGAAATAATAATTGTAGATACAGGATCTACTGATCGGACAAAGGAGATTGCGGCGAATTACACGTCACAAATCTTTGATTTCGAGTGGATTGACGATTTCTCCGCTGCTAGGAATTACAGCTTCAGTAAGGCAACGGGAGAATATATCATGTGGCTCGATGCGGATGATATTCTTTTGCCGAAAGACCAGGAGGCTTTCCGTACTTTGTGGAGAGATCTAACCGATGAAGTGGATGTTGTATCAATGTATTATCATACATCACTTGATAGTGCGGGCCGGCCGCTATACTTGTATAGAAGAAATCGAGTCGTGAAACGGAGCAAGAACTTCCGCTGGCAGGGTGCTGTGCATGAATACTTGGAATTCGGCGGAAATATCGTTGATTCGGACATAGCCGTCACGCATCGGAAGGGCGATAAAACCTTTACGATTTCGGACCGCAATTTAAGGATCTATGAGTCCTACGTCGCTTCCGGCAGGGAACTCACACCACGTGATAAGTTTTATTATGCAAATGAACTGAAGGATCATGGAAAGTTCGAGCGTGCCAAATCTTATTATATGGAGTTTCTTCAATCAGAGAAGGGCTGGGTGGAGGACAATATCCGAGCGTGCCAATATTTGGCGGATTGCTGCAAGGCCGAAGGAGATATGGAGGCATATCGTGCGCATTTGTTCCGTTCCTTTCAGTATGATCGGCCGCGACCTGAATTCTGCTGTCTAATCGGTGATTTGCTGACCGAAGATCGTAACTATCATGCAGCTGCGTATTGGTATGAGCAGGCTTTAGACTATGAAGGAAAGGAGCTGCCAGGCTTCAGTGTACCAGCGTATACGACTTGGTATCCTTATTTGCAGCTGACGCTTTGTTACTCCCGTATCGGTTCGCTCGATCAGGCAAAATCAGCCCATGAAAAAGCTGTGTCCTATAACCCGGATCATCCGAGTGTCCGTCATAACACAGCATTCTTTGAGAAGCTCAGTCTTTGA